TGCAacccaacaatattaaactatcTCTTGGCGTGTCGGTTTATAAACTTTCAGGGTGAGATTCTCGAAATATtctacatgcatttctaaatatacattcaACTAAGAcaagaatatatattaaaataaatatataatagtatgcagaaaaaataaataaaagtgcagAACATTTCGATCATTTAGTCATCTTGTTTATTGTAACATACctcatattttaaattgtactttatgtgattatttattaatgaaatgtgATTCTGATCTTAATTGTTTCTCTGTTGATATTCCAAATATCCGCGTTTCAATTGCTGAAAAAAAAGTATCATTCTTTTCGGGTTTTTTTTCAGGTAATTGTTGTTGTGCTACTACAAACTCTACACCTTGCTATTGGACTCTCTGGTACTAGCAGTGGTTTTGAAGAAACATACACTTGGACATACGTTGACGACAAAGTTGATCCGAATGTTCTTATTCGAGAAACTCTGAAAGACGCTAATGATAATATAGAGCAAAGTTTTAGCCCTATATTTGAAGAACCTCTTATTGAAATTACGAGTTATAAACCAGGAGCCCCAACGAATCCTCACATTTTTCTGGACACTTCACTTTTTAACAAACCAGGCGATGTTGGGCACCATTCGTTACCTGGTTACAGATTAAATCGGAAATCGACTGGTAAAGGGAATAGGTACCACTATGGTTATAGTAGTTACCACCACACGTCCGGTGATAACAGCAGGTTTTCTCTCTATGAACTTCGAGCCTTTCCATACACTAATTTAACGAGAAAAGCCAGTTATGTTCATAAGTATTTACTTTTTTAAGCAATGAAAATGCTTACAgctacaataaactatttttgaaaggATTTAAAGGTGTGTTAGTTcatattgaaactttttaaaaataaacattgtatgtGTAATTTTACTCAAAAAATATTGCTCTAAGAAATATTAACGAAACATTCTTTGGATTTCAAGAAACAGACGCAAAGAggcaaaatataaattacactgaAGTAAAGATTTTAGTGATAAAACAGTGTGAATATTTTTACAAGCATAGCAGTTTAAgcagaacatttattttaaagcattaatGTCAAATTCTTTTTGTTGCTGTTAAAATTAGAAGATTTCCCATAGCAGTCTTtaattcatttgaaaataaatcaaaacattatagatTTGGTTCAAAGAAGAAAACCAACTTTATTAGAAAATTATGTCACAAATTCTACATTTGATTTGTATTGTTAGCTGAATATAATTACGGCTCTAATCCAAGAATCTTTCGTCAAATCCCTTTTTCATTTTGTAAGAATACTGGATTTCGAAGTACTCAAACAGATATAAAATGATCTATTGTGTAGCTGTTTTGGTGAGAGATTTTAGAAGAGTGTTTCCCAAACACGCGGACAAGGCGGGTTTTGCTGAGGTAGAAAGCttgtaggaaaagaaaaaaatacacgaAGCCAAAACAATTGAATGGGctgattaaaattatattttcgaaTAGAGACGTGATCATGTTGATTTGAGATGTATTAAATAGGGTTGGCACTGAAAAAGTTAGAAGTTGTTGCTCTAGATATTATCccgctacaccaaacatgctcgccctttcagccgtgagcgcgttataatgtgacggtcaatcccactattccttgataaaagagtagcctaagggttgacggtgggtggtgatgactatctgcattCCCTCTAGTATTACGTCGACAAATttgggacggcgagcacagatgacccttgtgtagttttacgtgaaattcgaaacaaacaaagctttagaCATTGAGTAAGTGGTTCACTCGTAGCACCTTTTACTTACTAAATAACATGAAAGCAGATCCTATTATTATCGTGTTAGTTTCGCTAGATATCAATAAAACGGTAAATAATAAACTAAGAGGCAAATGGCCTAAAACCTTAAACCTTTCGGTTACCACTACCGGCCTCGGTAACATGTAACTGTTGTTTATATGAACAAATGATATAATtggatataaataattttaatatatctaataaatTCATTTACGAGTCTCCCTTTTATTCCGACTTTAAAAGCCGTTATTTAAATTAAGACTGCataattcagtttttataaataataattgaagGCTTGCATTAAGGaaacaaaaattgtgaaaacaagatagaaaattgttagttaatgttattctttctttttccttttcAATTTCCAAATTATCTTACTATTTAATAATTGTATATACCCTGTTTTGTGGAAGTTACTAATtcacttatttaattaattaagtatttATGTGTTAAAATCCCGAACCAAAAGtcttgccccctagtggcacagcagcatgagCACGGacttattttactaaaaacagggtttcgataaccgtgatgagcagaacacaaatagtcctTTGTATAGCTATGCACCTagtaataaacaaagaacaaaacaacaaccaaatttATATACTACAACTGGAAACATGCCTTACTTTAgggtatttttatattacttcttCTCAAAACCGAGTATTCCATGTAAACCATCGGGCAATTTCCAGTTATCATAAAAATAGAACACGGTAACTGAACCACTTAGCTATGATTATGAATACCAACTGCCACgtaatggtttatttttatagtaagaAATTAATATGCGAAATACTTCTATAACCAGGCATATAATTCACAACATGTCTAGTTATAGttgtaaacattataaaccaACACAAATTTCACAGTATATTCAGTTTTAGTtgcaaacattacaaaccagCATATAATGCACAACATGTCTAGTTATAGttgtaaacattataaaccaACACAAATTTCACAGTATATTCAGTTTTAGTtgcaaacattacaaaccagCATATAATTCACAACATGTCTAGTTTTAGttgtaaacattataaaccaACACAAATTTCACAGTATATTCAGTTTTAGTtgcaaacattacaaaccagCATATAATTCACAACATGTCTAGTTTTAGttgtaaacattataaaccaACACAAATTTCGCAGTATATTCAGTTTTAGTTGCTAACATTACAAACCAGCACATAATTcacaacgttgttcgctcttctatgtaaaatattttctcaacccaaacgagccgtttttgcatatataaaccAGCATATAATTCACAACATGTCTAGTTTTAGTTGTAAAC
This genomic window from Tachypleus tridentatus isolate NWPU-2018 chromosome 10, ASM421037v1, whole genome shotgun sequence contains:
- the LOC143228145 gene encoding uncharacterized protein LOC143228145 gives rise to the protein MRLNIWSDVVIVVVLLQTLHLAIGLSGTSSGFEETYTWTYVDDKVDPNVLIRETLKDANDNIEQSFSPIFEEPLIEITSYKPGAPTNPHIFLDTSLFNKPGDVGHHSLPGYRLNRKSTGKGNRYHYGYSSYHHTSGDNSRFSLYELRAFPYTNLTRKASYVHKYLLF